One part of the Lycorma delicatula isolate Av1 chromosome 7, ASM4794821v1, whole genome shotgun sequence genome encodes these proteins:
- the LOC142328064 gene encoding uncharacterized protein LOC142328064 — protein sequence MEGCSECSWELGPPPDSIMAIPPPPMPAFLHLAPANISTPPCNLLCDWNTGQGVEFIELQQGPFLDTAWVMVLVSFCVGVLLLGSLLALILIKFRWDESGKVKTASSDGSKSCEAVLYPVATDGRAIWAALTPRGTTTMVAPLRSFDNSAYLDAEEMIKPRVSCPTRIEHPNLPPLNLHRSLRRNKENNNAPIV from the exons ATGGAGGGTTGTTCGGAGTGCAGCTGGGAGCTGGGCCCTCCTCCAGATAGCATTATGGCTATTCCACCTCCACCAATGCCAGCATTTTTACATCTTGCACCAGCAAATATCTCAACACCACCATGTAATTTACTTTGTGACTGGAATACTGGACAAGGCGTTGAATTCATTGAGTTACAACAAG gACCATTTTTGGATACTGCATGGGTGATGGTTCTAGTATCTTTCTGCGTTGGAGTCCTACTACTTGGTTCACTTTTAGCtctaattcttattaaatttagatG GGATGAAAGTGGGAAAGTGAAAACAGCATCATCTGATGGAAGTAAAAGCTGTGAAGCTGTTCTTTACCCGGTTGCAACAGATGGTAGAGCAATTTGGGCAGCTCTTACACCTAGAGGAACTACTACAATGGTTGCTCCATTACGTAGTTTTGATAATTCAGCTTATCTGGATGCTGAAGAAATGATTAAACCAAGAGTATCATGTCCAACTCGTATTGAACATCCTAATTTACCACCACTTAATTTGCATCGTTCTTTACGcagaaacaaagaaaacaataatgcaccaattgtttaa